From Schistocerca cancellata isolate TAMUIC-IGC-003103 chromosome 6, iqSchCanc2.1, whole genome shotgun sequence, a single genomic window includes:
- the LOC126191374 gene encoding tRNA selenocysteine 1-associated protein 1 isoform X2: MTTNSGLVLCQLWMGSLEPYMTESFIMSAFQRMGENPQNVKVMRNKYTGEPAGYCFVHFATDEAALNAMHKLSGKVIPNTNPPVRFKLNHAGTTGRPSGDREYSLWVGDLTPEVDDYTLYKTFASRYPSIRTAKVILDNAGYSKGYGFIRFANEEEQKLCLIQMNGYKGLGGKPIKISNAVPKPHSTDTSTFTTTTTAATSGGYSSSSDYSQYYDPSYWQNYSAWQGYYDTSTDPAATASAHAQASHDYYQSMSAYSSAPVVEDTTNHEDDLELIEHNQQIDVEKLNREVTERDYCLWDALESSKWLPVEGLECC; the protein is encoded by the exons TTAGAACCCTATATGACAGAAAGTTTTATTATGTCTGCATTTCAAAGAATGGGAGAGAATCCTCAGAATGTTAAAGTTATGAGAAATAAATACACAGGGGAGCCTGCTGGTTACTGCTTTGTGCACTTTGCAACTGATGAAGCTGCACTGAATGCAATGCACAAATTAAGTGGAAAAGTTATTCCTAACACTAATCCA CCTGTACGATTTAAACTAAATCATGCTGGGACGACAGGCCGACCGTCAGGTGACCGGGAGTATTCTCTGTGGGTGggtgacttaactcctgaggttgaTGATTACACACTGTACAAAACGTTTGCATCTCGATATCCATCAATCAGAACAGCAAAAG TGAtactagacaatgctggttacagtAAAGGTTATGGCTTCATCAGGTTTGCCAATGAAGAGGAACAGAAGCTGTGCCTTATCCAGATGAATGGATACAAAGGACTTGGCGGGAAACCCATCAAAATAAGCAACGCAGTGCCGAAACCACACAG CACTGACACCAGTACCTTCACGACAACTACTACAGCAGCAACAAGTGGGGGTTACAGCTCCAGTTCAGATTACAGTCAGTACTATGACCCATCATATTGGCAGAATTATTCTGCATGGCAAGGATATTATGACACAAGTACTGATCCAGCAGCTACTGCATCAGCACATGCGCAAGCCTCCCATGATTACTATCAGAGTATGAGTGCGTACTCCAGTGCACCGGTAGTGGAAGATACTACTAACCATGAGGATGACCTTGAGCTTATTG aaCATAATCAGCAGATAGATGTTGAGAAGCTGAACAGAGAAGTAACAGAACGAGATTACTGTCTCTGGGATGCCCTAGAAAGCTCAAAATGGCTACCTGTGGAAGGATTGGAATGCTGCTAA
- the LOC126191374 gene encoding tRNA selenocysteine 1-associated protein 1 isoform X1, with protein MTTNSGLVLCQLWMGSLEPYMTESFIMSAFQRMGENPQNVKVMRNKYTGEPAGYCFVHFATDEAALNAMHKLSGKVIPNTNPPVRFKLNHAGTTGRPSGDREYSLWVGDLTPEVDDYTLYKTFASRYPSIRTAKVILDNAGYSKGYGFIRFANEEEQKLCLIQMNGYKGLGGKPIKISNAVPKPHRFTTTGTDTSTFTTTTTAATSGGYSSSSDYSQYYDPSYWQNYSAWQGYYDTSTDPAATASAHAQASHDYYQSMSAYSSAPVVEDTTNHEDDLELIEHNQQIDVEKLNREVTERDYCLWDALESSKWLPVEGLECC; from the exons TTAGAACCCTATATGACAGAAAGTTTTATTATGTCTGCATTTCAAAGAATGGGAGAGAATCCTCAGAATGTTAAAGTTATGAGAAATAAATACACAGGGGAGCCTGCTGGTTACTGCTTTGTGCACTTTGCAACTGATGAAGCTGCACTGAATGCAATGCACAAATTAAGTGGAAAAGTTATTCCTAACACTAATCCA CCTGTACGATTTAAACTAAATCATGCTGGGACGACAGGCCGACCGTCAGGTGACCGGGAGTATTCTCTGTGGGTGggtgacttaactcctgaggttgaTGATTACACACTGTACAAAACGTTTGCATCTCGATATCCATCAATCAGAACAGCAAAAG TGAtactagacaatgctggttacagtAAAGGTTATGGCTTCATCAGGTTTGCCAATGAAGAGGAACAGAAGCTGTGCCTTATCCAGATGAATGGATACAAAGGACTTGGCGGGAAACCCATCAAAATAAGCAACGCAGTGCCGAAACCACACAGGTTTACTACCACAGG CACTGACACCAGTACCTTCACGACAACTACTACAGCAGCAACAAGTGGGGGTTACAGCTCCAGTTCAGATTACAGTCAGTACTATGACCCATCATATTGGCAGAATTATTCTGCATGGCAAGGATATTATGACACAAGTACTGATCCAGCAGCTACTGCATCAGCACATGCGCAAGCCTCCCATGATTACTATCAGAGTATGAGTGCGTACTCCAGTGCACCGGTAGTGGAAGATACTACTAACCATGAGGATGACCTTGAGCTTATTG aaCATAATCAGCAGATAGATGTTGAGAAGCTGAACAGAGAAGTAACAGAACGAGATTACTGTCTCTGGGATGCCCTAGAAAGCTCAAAATGGCTACCTGTGGAAGGATTGGAATGCTGCTAA